Within Oryzias melastigma strain HK-1 linkage group LG23, ASM292280v2, whole genome shotgun sequence, the genomic segment aaaaaaaaacatttatctttccttattgtttttctaaactaTTTAAATGTGAGTATCTGacttcactttttaattttattttattagcatagttttttgttttttactcgtTCCCGCCTCCCCCTTTTCTGACTCAGCTATATGCTCCGCCCCCGAAGGCGAAGCGTCCTCCTCCCGTCGAAAAAACTTCAAAGCAGCTTCGCAGTTTCCAACATACATGAACATTTCGACAGCGCTCGCGGCTGAGAGGAAGAGCGGCACGTGAAGGTCTCTGCGACGGAAACGTTAGCGGGAAGATGAGCGCGAGCTCGTAGGAAACGGTAGGAAAAAACCTCcattttcctcctcctcctcactttTTCTACAGCATGGAAGAAAATCACGACCTGAGGCGCCGAAGCGCCGCTCAGTTTGTTcgtttcaaaaactttttacgtccctaaatacataaaaaccGTCAATTTGTAAAACCACTTCATTTTGGTTAacttattttgtgtgtttcttttttagcgcaaacttttttttaatgctgcatTCTGGGAGGTCAGATCGATGACGTCATTTTCTGGCAAGGATTTAACAAAACcgaccaaaaaaattaaactttattagcacatttaaaaagtgacaaaacaaactgttttgatgttttttaagttattaaacCAAAACTAAATAGTTTTGAGCTTTAGTAGATATTTACTAAATCaatgattaaatataaaaaaaatgtttaaattttagtttattgGTATAAAAATATGGTTAAAGTTCTCCTTAAAATAAGAACAAGGATTATGTAAaccagttttaacatttaaaagtatttttacaagaataatacctttaaaaacactttatttgttCCATGATGGGGAAATTGTGTTGTTGAACAacttacaaaacaacaaagctttaaagtgaagaagaaaaacatttacaaacaaaagtgtttctCTGGATTGTTTTGGGTTTTCCTGCAagtcagagagaaaaatattaattttatggtctgtaatctgttttttaacatttacattaCATGTTAACATGTCTCCATCCAGAAAGTAAAActattatttacaaaaacttaGATAGATTAAATAATTGCATGCAGAAgagtttggggattttttttaatccaaaggAACAAACCTTTAATTGTTTCTAGGctatcataaaaacaaaagtagtagTGTAGAGTTAAGttgttaaaattactttttttttaatcaaagtgaaacatgtttttgtccaatttccatgttttttttctttctaccaAAACACCCTTCTTTCAAACTTTAGAatccatgttttaaaaagttgctcCTCCAGGATTAGATTATCAAAGTTTATATTTTGTCCTTAAACATATTTTCCTGCTCATTTGTTTCAGATCAACCACCTGAgctgctgtttctgttttcaaagcggTGAGTTTGTGCTCATGTTTGCTCTAAAACCAGATGAAATGACGAGTTGATGAAGATGTTTGTCatcttttcagttgttttgcTCTCATCATGGCGCGCGGCTGCATCTGCTGCGTCAAGTACATGCTCTTCCTCTTCAACCTGCTTTTCTGGGTACCAACTCCtcacatctttatttaaaacggTTCATTGACGGTAGCAGTGACTCTCCTCTCCTGTTTCTCCCGTGTTCCAGCTGGGGGGCTGCGGGCTCCTGGGGGTGGGCGTGTGGTTGTCCGTCTCGCAGGGCAGCTTCGCCACTCTGTCCCCCTCCTTCCCCTCGCTCTCCGCCGCCAACCTCATCATCACCCTGGGCACGGTCGTCATGGTGACGGGTTTCTTGGGTTGCCTGGGTGCCATCAAGGAGAACAAATGTCTTCTTCTGAGTGTGAGTGCACCGCAATACCCACAATGCATCAGGCAGTCAGTTTCTCTGAAAAAATCTCCTCCTTTCAGTTCTTCATCGTTCTGTTGATCATCCTCTTGGCGGAGCTGATCCTCctcatccttttttttgtctacacCGATAAGGTACACCTCTTTGTATTTTCTTACACGTGCATGTGAAAACCACCACATATCCCATGATGCACCTGCCATCCCCTCAGGTGAGTGATAACGCCAAGCGGGACCTAAAAGAAGGGCTGGTTCTGTACACCACGGAGAACAACGCCGGACTGAAAGACGCCTGGAACGCCATTCAGGGAGAGGTAATCTGGACCGTTcagtacatgagaactggactgagtggcccctccccccctgggattccaaacaggaagtacctgctgcctcaaagaagccaaaatcccatagacttcttgacaaacctaatttttttatcttgataGTTCATGATATTCATTAAAgttagccaatcagatgcctcaataaaagtgggtggagcctacTGGCCACTACGTCTAACATttaaattgacagatttttttagcttgcTGTCAAGTAgtagggggtgtggccttccaacaagctcactccttattggcgagagtggttgtcaATAGAAACgtcgaccaatcactgcttaccaaCGTgcggttccaacatggcgactgtATTGACTTCATCTGGTTGGAGCCAGAACAAAAACCCGATGGATTTTCgattggtgatgtcacactcgtttggtccagttctcatataccaTGTGTCAAaatcgaggcccgggggccggatctagtgttctagctttttagactattttagcatttactaagattttgtttaagctgttttggagtttagctagtatttcagctaaatgctaactgttttggctaacctgtttttctttttttttttttatgttttttgggaaatctggcattaagctaatatcttagcttcagcatcttcagttatcagctttagtgttttcagcagctaaattcagcttacagttttcacactaacatttttgcaggtaatgctatatatctaattcataattatgttgaaaaattacagttttaataatttagttttagtgtttaagaaatgtttatcctgtttggcccacgacTTAAGATaagtttaggattttggccccctgtgtgatgtTTGACATCCTTGTTATATTCAGTCAATGTGCTgcttcaaaacaggaagttggaaatttgtttttaatgttctaatCTGGTTTTGAATTCCtgcactcttaaaaaaaaaaaatcagattgactcaaatttaaaaaaacaaaaaactttctaCCTTAAAATCATGATTGAAGCTCAAAAATAACTCCATAAAATTTAACCCCTAACCTAAAATACTAAGTTAACATGATCTGTTGCTGATAtaaaaatttttaaatcaaataatttcctctttttaattaaatctaacTCATCATTTTAGTAATTTCAACACAACTactgtatttgtattttcaaactCCTGTTTACTTGTAGCTTAATCAGGAAaagtaaactgcatccactgctgctcgTATTCTCTAAAGGAAATTTGTCTTTTACGATCAAAAGTTTTTCCTACTTTGAAAAGTTTGGTATTTGATTGGATGAAGCCCACAGTGCTGCCCCCTTTTGGCCGAtacctcacacacacacacactcagacttgtcctcatgtttttattgtgagTCCTGGTTCAGAACCATAAACGAGTTTCTCTCTCCAGTGGATGTGCTGCGGTGTGGTGAACCATGACGACTGGTACGCCGCCCTGCAGGAGAACGTGGTTCCTGACACCTGCTGCCAGCAGGTCCACCCCGGCTGTGGCAGGAACGCCTCCAACGTCTTCTGGAAGCGGGTCAGTCTTCACGGTTCCTCCGTCGTCCTTGTAGAATCTGAAAAGAACCGAACCGTCAGAGAGGCTGTTGCTGTTTCAGGGCTGCTACGAGAAGATGGAGGAGTGGTTAGACGACAACAAACACCTGCTGGGAACCATCGCCATGTGTGTGCTGGTCATCCAGGTGAGCAACGGCTCGTATTCAGGTGGAACCAGATTTGATCAATTCAGTGACAGTAACTTCATCTgattgaagctttttttgttcattcattcattcgatgactaacttttcaaccgtttacacaattaatgtaGTTCTAGTAAAATATGAAGCAGAGAAAATCAACTTTCCACTGATATGAACACTTATTTTCTTATGATCtgtttcttaaaacattttcgTGAGGTAATCCGAGCAGAAGTGTCATTTTAATCACTGAAGATctcaatttttaaagtaaaaatgaagcagatttttgtcttaaatagaaacaaaacgtttttatagaaaatttaattcgtagatttttttctatccatttttttagatccagtcaaagttaaaatacactaaaaagaGTTATTTATTGATTGTGATAAGTATTTCTCTGAACAGACAATAGATTTTGTGATCCTGATCTCGAAGATCAGATCAACGAGCAACTTAATGAAGTCTTTTTATGTAACAATTTCAACCTAATAAGGTAGAAAAGAGTTCCAAACTACTTTAAATGACCTATTTAACAGAATTACAGATCATTAAAATCATCAGGAAACATTTTAGGTCATCTTCGTCtgtatttaaacaaatgttcatCTACAACTAAACATAAAGAGTGGTGACAGTTTTAAGTGTTCATTTCCAGTCGTCCCTTATTTACATTCTAAATCTGTGAAGGAGATATCTTTAATTAATAtagatgtttttaaagctaaaaaataagtctgaagagagaaaatgaaaagaaattttGTACAAATTTTCCATTACAATTGTTTAAGGTTACCTTTTGTTATTTaggtaaaattgtgtttaaaagttGTCAGCTTTGCCGATGTAAACCAGAAGTCACTAAACACACCGGCCGTGATATCACcattttgtttgtgaaaaaggtcaaaatattGAGAAGGAACACAGTAAGTTAacatttaacaccagagatgtaaCAACACGATCTTTGACGTACCAGAACTCTTAAACATcagtcagctgattctgacacggAGAAAAGAGACTTTTCATCTCGATGTTGCACCAGTGAGTCTAATGTAAAGCTTTAAGCTCCTTTTCTCCATGTTAATGTAAAGATCatcactggagctaaagttGTTAACTATTAAAGGTTAAAAGCTTCTGGTTTCCTTCTGCAGCTGCTCGGCATGGCCTTCTCCATGACGCTGTACCAGCAGATCCACCGGACAGGAAAGAAGTTTGAGGCCTGAAGAAAATCAGCATCACCTTCATCTATGCTCTCAGTTACGTTTGTGAATAGAATTATACGTATTTTTACACTTATCGAACATTCATAAAAGTTCAATAAACGTCTCAAATTAAAGTCTGAAAgattttgtcataaataaaaacagaaatattcctGGTTTTTGTGAATATCCTTTGCTTGAGCAAAAATCACAAGcgtaaaagtttaaatatattaaaaactttaagctAACAAGAAGCTAAAATAGTTGAATGAAATGCAGAAAATATCAATTCTCATTTTaggaaaccaaaacaaagtgtttttggGTCAAGCACACTAAATTAGAATCAGAAATTCCTTAAACTTCAGGAACGTTTTACTATGtaatgcttttactttgaaaggacaGAGTTTCTTCTCACTTCCTCTCAGCTTCCTAAAAGTGAAGATACCTGAGAGAAGCTGCTGCAGTC encodes:
- the LOC112156421 gene encoding tetraspanin-9 — translated: MARGCICCVKYMLFLFNLLFWLGGCGLLGVGVWLSVSQGSFATLSPSFPSLSAANLIITLGTVVMVTGFLGCLGAIKENKCLLLSFFIVLLIILLAELILLILFFVYTDKVSDNAKRDLKEGLVLYTTENNAGLKDAWNAIQGEWMCCGVVNHDDWYAALQENVVPDTCCQQVHPGCGRNASNVFWKRGCYEKMEEWLDDNKHLLGTIAMCVLVIQLLGMAFSMTLYQQIHRTGKKFEA